A window of the Hordeum vulgare subsp. vulgare chromosome 5H, MorexV3_pseudomolecules_assembly, whole genome shotgun sequence genome harbors these coding sequences:
- the LOC123395912 gene encoding putative F-box/LRR-repeat protein At5g38386: protein MLNRVMWMQQESRHRQIQAHDRPADSTVHIKDSTCKQDDCSQGGETQCRGPHLPEDIWCHIYFLLPMRDAARAACVSNVFQRFWRCHPNLDFSMKALGIDKRSCGGDEITRNFTSKVDQILKNRSCIVTKRVEIVFRLYSDQVCNLDRWLQIVVTPGIEELTVQLSTKSGRYYNFPWSVLANESGNSIQYINLSCCAFSSTTGLCLKNLSRLELCDVDITGDQLGSLLHNSFALQRLKLRCCKNISCLKIPFHLQQLEYLEVFDCSLLHVIEIKAQNLYNFQFRSHTQVQLPLGVALQLKKLVMSFPGAVSYVCADFPSSLQYVEALTICSSYEMIDTPVLPSKFLHLKYLSVDLSAAAFPPT, encoded by the exons ATGCTCAATCGAGTGATGTGGATGCAGCAGGAAAGTCGTCACCGGCAAATCCAAGCCCATG ACAGACCAGCTGATTCAACGGTTCACATAAAGGACTCAACCTGCAAACAAGACGATTGTTCCCAAGGTGGTGAAACACAATGCCGTGGGCCACATCTTCCAGAG GATATCTGGTGTCATATATATTTTCTACTGCCAATGCGAGATGCTGCTCGAGCTGCTTGTGTGTCAAATGTATTTCAACGTTTTTGGAGATGCCATCCAAACCTTGATTTCAGTATGAAAGCATTGGGCATTGATAAAAGATCATGTGGAGGGGATGAAATAACTAGAAATTTCACCAGCAAAGTCGACCAAATTTTAAAAAACCGCTCATGCATTGTCACAAAGAGAGTTGAGATTGTTTTCCGTCTTTACAGTGACCAGGTCTGTAACCTTGATAGATGGCTTCAGATTGTTGTTACACCGGGGATTGAAGAACTCACTGTTCAACTATCTACAAAATCAGGAAGATATTACAACTTTCCGTGGTCAGTTTTAGCTAATGAAAGTGGAAACTCAATTCAGTATATAAATCTTTCTTGTTGTGCTTTCTCTTCAACTACCGGGCTGTGCTTGAAAAACTTGTCAAGACTTGAGTTGTGTGATGTTGATATCACGGGGGACCAGTTGGGGTCTCTTCTTCACAATTCTTTTGCTTTGCAGCGGTTGAAACTCAGGTGTTGCAAGAATATAAGTTGCTTGAAGATACCATTTCATCTGCAACAACTCGAATATCTGGAAGTGTTTGATTGCAGCCTGCTGCATGTTATAGAGATAAAAGCTCAAAAcctttataattttcagtttaggaGTCACACCCAAGTACAACTACCACTTGGAGTAGCATTGCAATTGAAGAAGCTCGTCATGTCCTTTCCTGGTGCTGTCAGCTATGTTTGTGCCGATTTCCCGTCTAGCTTGCAATATGTTGAAGCTCTTACCATATGCTCATCTTATGAG ATGATTGATACACCCGTGCTACCTAGCAAATTCTTACATCTTAAGTACTTGAGTGTTGATCTTAGTGCAGCGGCATTTCCCCCTACCTAG